In one Mucilaginibacter sp. PAMB04168 genomic region, the following are encoded:
- a CDS encoding DNA methyltransferase, with protein MKSGNSEYEILDYTKVYERVMQFDKNKTAFVHQWYPFVEGYSKEFINGILSELDYKPSLALDPFAGSGTTPLELQSNDISCISFEVSPFMHLLATVKLELGYKKDLLLDALITVGNSLNGDSTDIRKQVPLPKARTFVKSEKLEKWIFNDEVLDGVLDIKYSISLLKDDVYRNLFKVALASILLDVSNVYRDGKSVKYKSKWRERVCTRREVHQKFLDKINLKILPDITMLEGISYEVNNKVLCKHGDVRKHLEMVPDHSVDLVITSPPYLNSRDYTDIYIVELWMLDLISSYDDLKELRSNTLRSHVQVKHGNVDMVNNQHLRDVIDALEKASINHWNKELPSMIKAYFKDMETLFRQLRKKMMPSKKIYFNVANSAYYGIEIKVDEIIACIAESEGFKVNEIRKARDLKPSSQQKDKIKSLRETVIVMTS; from the coding sequence ATGAAATCAGGCAACTCGGAATATGAAATCTTAGATTATACCAAGGTTTATGAACGAGTGATGCAATTCGATAAAAACAAAACGGCTTTTGTTCATCAATGGTACCCGTTTGTAGAAGGCTATTCTAAAGAGTTTATCAATGGTATTTTAAGCGAGTTGGATTACAAACCAAGCCTTGCACTCGATCCTTTTGCCGGAAGTGGAACTACCCCTTTAGAACTGCAAAGCAATGATATTAGCTGTATTTCATTTGAGGTAAGTCCTTTCATGCATCTTCTCGCTACTGTTAAACTTGAGCTTGGTTATAAAAAAGATTTATTATTAGACGCGCTGATCACCGTTGGAAATTCGTTAAATGGTGATTCAACAGATATACGAAAACAGGTACCTCTTCCCAAAGCGAGGACGTTTGTAAAGTCGGAAAAACTTGAAAAATGGATCTTCAATGATGAGGTATTAGACGGTGTTTTAGATATCAAGTATAGTATTAGCTTACTAAAAGATGATGTTTATAGAAACCTTTTTAAAGTGGCACTAGCATCGATATTATTAGATGTAAGTAATGTATATAGGGATGGCAAGAGCGTAAAATATAAATCTAAATGGCGTGAACGAGTTTGCACTAGGCGAGAAGTTCACCAAAAGTTTTTAGATAAGATTAACTTAAAAATTTTACCGGACATAACAATGCTTGAAGGGATTAGTTACGAGGTTAACAATAAGGTATTGTGCAAGCATGGCGATGTTAGAAAACATCTTGAAATGGTTCCGGATCACTCGGTCGATTTAGTGATAACTTCACCACCCTATCTGAATTCCAGGGATTATACTGATATATATATCGTCGAACTTTGGATGTTGGACTTAATCAGTAGTTACGACGATTTAAAGGAATTAAGGTCAAATACATTAAGATCTCATGTGCAGGTTAAACACGGTAATGTTGACATGGTAAACAACCAACATCTACGCGACGTAATTGATGCTCTTGAGAAGGCTTCTATTAACCATTGGAATAAAGAGCTTCCTAGCATGATAAAAGCTTATTTTAAAGACATGGAAACTCTTTTTAGACAATTACGAAAAAAGATGATGCCGAGTAAAAAAATTTATTTCAATGTTGCAAATTCAGCTTATTATGGCATTGAAATAAAAGTAGACGAAATCATTGCCTGTATCGCTGAAAGCGAAGGGTTTAAAGTAAATGAAATTAGAAAAGCAAGGGATTTAAAGCCTAGTAGTCAACAAAAAGATAAAATTAAATCTTTAAGAGAAACTGTCATTGTCATGACGTCCTAA
- the msrA gene encoding peptide-methionine (S)-S-oxide reductase MsrA: MIKIKSVIFFIVSLLTIPAAFAQDKKDVATEKATFGMGCFWCSEAIFQRLKGVTKVESGYSGGTVKNPTYEDVCTGTTGHAEVVQVTFKPEIISYKDLLEIFWKMHDPTTLNRQGADEGTQYRSAIFYHNAAQKQLAETYKAELNKQKVYPHPIVTEITRFSNFFVAENYHQNYFNLNGSKPYCRMVIQPKVDKLEKVFQQKLKQ; encoded by the coding sequence ATGATTAAAATTAAATCTGTAATTTTTTTTATAGTAAGTCTGCTTACTATTCCTGCTGCTTTTGCGCAGGATAAGAAGGATGTAGCAACAGAAAAAGCAACATTTGGCATGGGTTGTTTTTGGTGCTCAGAAGCTATATTTCAGCGCTTAAAAGGCGTTACAAAAGTAGAGTCGGGGTATTCGGGCGGCACTGTTAAAAACCCAACGTATGAGGATGTTTGCACAGGTACAACCGGGCATGCCGAAGTTGTGCAGGTTACGTTTAAACCTGAGATTATTTCTTACAAAGACCTTCTTGAAATATTCTGGAAAATGCACGATCCTACTACGCTGAACAGGCAGGGAGCTGATGAGGGCACACAATATCGTTCGGCTATTTTTTATCATAATGCAGCGCAAAAACAATTGGCTGAGACTTACAAAGCTGAACTGAACAAGCAAAAGGTATACCCACACCCAATAGTTACCGAGATTACCCGTTTCAGCAATTTTTTTGTTGCTGAAAATTATCACCAAAATTATTTCAATTTAAATGGCAGCAAACCATATTGCCGCATGGTGATTCAACCAAAAGTAGATAAGCTTGAGAAAGTTTTTCAACAGAAACTTAAACAGTAA
- a CDS encoding aldo/keto reductase, protein MQFSEPSLKLPKVIFGTSGLGNLYVALPHEKKRAIVDEFVSNSGVPAVFDSAGKYGAGLALESLGQCLKDLNVHPDKVLISNKLGWVRTELKTPEPTFEPGVWKDLKYDAVQKISYEGILECYEQGNELLGNYQTQFVSVHDPDEYLTAATDESDRNKRYQDILAAYEALTELKAQGKAKAVGVGAKDWKSIELINRDVKLDWVMIANSMTAHSHPADLLAFMQKLKDQGTLIINSAVFNAGFLTGGDYYNYKLIDKQSDNGKALYQWRDQFYECCKDFELDPATVCVRFGLTAPGVASVALSTSNPQRVAQNIQMVNAAIPAAFWEKLHTDGLINDQALDFLNKG, encoded by the coding sequence ATGCAGTTCAGTGAGCCATCTCTAAAACTTCCGAAGGTGATTTTTGGTACCAGCGGGTTAGGGAATTTGTACGTTGCCTTGCCTCATGAAAAAAAGCGGGCTATTGTGGATGAATTTGTAAGTAATAGCGGCGTGCCGGCTGTTTTCGATTCGGCAGGTAAATATGGGGCTGGCTTAGCTTTAGAATCGCTGGGCCAATGCTTAAAAGATTTAAATGTACACCCTGATAAAGTACTGATAAGTAACAAGCTAGGCTGGGTGCGTACGGAGCTTAAAACGCCCGAACCTACGTTTGAACCCGGTGTTTGGAAGGATTTAAAGTACGATGCCGTTCAAAAAATAAGCTATGAAGGCATTTTGGAGTGTTATGAGCAAGGCAATGAATTATTAGGAAATTATCAAACTCAGTTTGTATCGGTACATGATCCTGATGAATACCTTACTGCGGCAACTGATGAATCAGATCGTAATAAAAGATATCAGGATATATTGGCTGCTTACGAAGCGCTAACTGAATTGAAGGCACAAGGTAAAGCAAAGGCTGTCGGCGTGGGCGCCAAGGATTGGAAAAGCATTGAGCTTATTAACCGCGATGTAAAGTTAGACTGGGTAATGATTGCCAATAGCATGACGGCACATAGTCATCCGGCAGACCTTTTAGCATTTATGCAGAAGCTAAAAGACCAAGGTACGTTAATCATCAACTCGGCTGTATTTAACGCTGGCTTCTTAACCGGCGGAGACTACTATAACTATAAGCTTATTGATAAGCAAAGCGACAACGGTAAAGCACTTTACCAATGGCGCGATCAATTTTACGAATGCTGTAAAGATTTTGAGCTCGATCCGGCAACAGTATGTGTTCGGTTTGGATTAACTGCGCCCGGTGTTGCAAGCGTAGCCTTAAGCACCTCCAATCCGCAACGTGTAGCTCAAAATATCCAAATGGTAAACGCTGCTATACCTGCAGCTTTTTGGGAGAAGTTACATACCGATGGACTGATAAACGATCAGGCACTTGATTTTCTGAACAAAGGGTAA
- a CDS encoding SDR family oxidoreductase: MISILGCGWYGLALAKALLVEGELVKGSTTSEARLPDLIQAGIKPYIVSVTEEGTAQASGFFETDTLIVCIPPKFRSGQTAAYLSKMENIIAAAIHHNIGQVVYISSTGVYPDNNQVVDESVLPEPDEASSAHILFAAEQLFMKQTAFKTTIIRFGGLVGPGRHPGRFFAGKTGVDNGRAPVNLIHLDDCIQITLSVLKQQAYGFTFNACSPSHPQKQVFYTQAAMHAELPLPQFKDELNDWKTVNSINLGRILNYKFIVGDWKSCFAENKF, translated from the coding sequence ATGATTAGTATTTTAGGTTGCGGTTGGTATGGACTGGCTTTAGCGAAAGCTTTGTTGGTTGAGGGTGAATTGGTTAAAGGATCCACCACTTCTGAAGCCCGTTTGCCTGACCTTATTCAGGCTGGCATAAAACCTTACATCGTTTCAGTTACTGAAGAAGGCACTGCCCAGGCATCAGGTTTTTTTGAGACCGACACCTTAATTGTATGTATTCCGCCCAAATTCAGGAGCGGACAAACAGCAGCTTATCTTTCAAAGATGGAGAATATTATTGCGGCTGCCATACATCATAACATTGGACAAGTGGTCTACATAAGCTCAACGGGTGTTTATCCAGACAACAACCAGGTTGTAGATGAATCAGTACTACCAGAACCTGATGAGGCATCCTCAGCGCATATACTATTTGCTGCCGAGCAATTGTTTATGAAGCAAACGGCGTTCAAAACAACCATAATACGCTTTGGTGGTTTGGTTGGGCCGGGCCGTCATCCGGGCCGTTTTTTTGCTGGTAAAACAGGCGTAGATAACGGAAGAGCTCCCGTCAATCTAATACATCTGGATGATTGTATACAAATAACCCTGTCAGTGTTAAAGCAGCAGGCGTACGGATTCACATTCAACGCCTGTTCGCCGAGTCATCCACAAAAGCAGGTGTTTTATACTCAGGCGGCAATGCACGCAGAACTGCCGTTGCCGCAGTTTAAAGATGAATTAAACGATTGGAAAACTGTAAATAGCATAAATTTAGGCCGCATACTCAACTACAAGTTCATTGTGGGTGATTGGAAAAGCTGCTTTGCGGAAAATAAATTTTAA
- a CDS encoding arylesterase: protein MKNILFFGDSLTAGYGLLNVSLESLPALIQARIIKEKLEYQVINAGVSGETSSGGLARIDLLLKQPVDVFVLELGANDILRGISPQTTASNLQAIINKVKAAHPHAKMALLGMELPGWIPGAFVAQFRAVFSQVAKSNNMAFLPFLLDGVAGVSHLNLRDGLHPTAQGYQIIADKVWPVIQPLLA, encoded by the coding sequence TTGAAGAATATATTGTTTTTTGGGGATAGTTTAACTGCCGGCTATGGCTTGTTAAATGTATCACTCGAATCGTTGCCGGCTTTAATACAAGCCCGGATCATAAAAGAGAAACTTGAATACCAGGTAATTAACGCCGGCGTAAGCGGAGAAACATCAAGCGGTGGGCTGGCAAGAATAGATTTATTGTTAAAGCAACCAGTTGATGTCTTTGTGCTGGAATTAGGTGCTAATGATATTCTTCGTGGTATATCGCCACAAACAACGGCCAGCAATTTGCAAGCTATTATTAACAAAGTGAAGGCTGCACATCCTCATGCAAAAATGGCTTTGTTGGGTATGGAACTACCTGGCTGGATACCTGGAGCGTTTGTTGCGCAATTCAGAGCGGTGTTTTCACAAGTCGCCAAATCGAACAACATGGCTTTTTTGCCCTTTTTGCTAGATGGTGTGGCAGGCGTTTCGCATCTCAATTTACGCGATGGTTTGCATCCTACGGCCCAGGGATACCAAATAATTGCCGATAAAGTTTGGCCGGTAATTCAGCCCTTGCTAGCGTGA
- a CDS encoding GAF domain-containing protein, with amino-acid sequence MIDEFERLNAVDRFKKLDAGIKKDLDDIVNLLASICNVPVALISLIDDKMQWFKASVGTGEINCNARELSFCQHTILHDEVLIVKDASQDSRFANLPIVSNAPYIKFYAGVPLMTYDGHAVGSLCVLHVQPIELSELQINTIKVLSKQVTNLIELNWSMQSLMEQNQSTQLQKKRIEDSEIKLKAVFDSQKDIHILIGRNMEVLAYNKAAYKYIKANYQKEIRQGVHFLTLTNQNYTDEMFENIHAAMKGKVVNSEWLLQYEQEDARWLEVTFEPVTDNTGLIIGVTINATDVTIRKQNAEQIDKQNEALQKIATIQSHELRKPVASLMGLMEVLKLDDNYVFNSYYPMIELTINELDTKIKDIVYQSERTLNHPHN; translated from the coding sequence ATGATTGATGAATTTGAACGGCTAAACGCAGTTGACCGTTTTAAAAAGCTTGATGCTGGTATTAAAAAGGATTTAGATGATATTGTAAATCTGTTAGCCAGTATTTGTAACGTACCCGTAGCTCTTATAAGCCTTATTGACGATAAAATGCAATGGTTTAAAGCAAGCGTTGGTACGGGTGAAATCAATTGCAACGCACGTGAATTATCATTTTGCCAGCACACCATTTTGCACGATGAGGTGCTGATTGTTAAAGATGCCAGCCAGGATAGTCGCTTTGCAAATCTGCCTATTGTAAGTAACGCGCCCTACATTAAGTTTTACGCCGGAGTACCACTCATGACCTATGACGGCCACGCAGTTGGTAGCTTGTGCGTATTGCATGTTCAGCCAATTGAGTTAAGCGAATTGCAGATTAATACAATTAAAGTGTTATCCAAACAGGTTACCAATTTAATTGAACTGAATTGGAGTATGCAAAGCTTAATGGAGCAAAACCAAAGCACCCAGCTTCAAAAGAAAAGGATAGAGGATTCAGAGATTAAACTAAAGGCGGTATTTGACAGCCAAAAAGACATTCACATACTTATTGGCCGTAATATGGAAGTGCTTGCTTACAATAAAGCTGCCTACAAATATATCAAAGCCAATTACCAAAAAGAGATCAGGCAGGGTGTTCACTTTTTAACGCTTACTAATCAAAATTATACTGATGAAATGTTTGAGAACATTCATGCAGCAATGAAGGGTAAGGTTGTAAATTCCGAATGGCTGTTACAGTATGAACAGGAAGACGCCCGCTGGTTGGAAGTGACATTTGAACCGGTTACTGATAATACCGGCCTGATAATTGGCGTAACCATTAATGCAACCGATGTAACTATACGTAAGCAAAACGCAGAGCAGATTGACAAACAGAATGAGGCCTTACAGAAGATCGCCACAATTCAATCGCATGAACTGCGCAAGCCCGTTGCATCTTTAATGGGATTAATGGAAGTATTAAAGCTGGATGATAACTACGTGTTTAACAGTTATTATCCTATGATTGAGCTTACTATTAACGAGTTGGATACCAAGATAAAGGACATTGTGTACCAGTCAGAGCGAACGCTTAATCATCCACATAACTAG
- a CDS encoding phage/plasmid primase, P4 family, producing the protein MMEQYLAHSELLSNLINQITTIDFEAIAFPEKNKVLEEIRKITAVNKNNSGKNDTANDEILQGLYQKLNTFKIKQKQVLVIAIEQIIELARLHSWNLCKNNGLIYIYNGAFWKHIENEEFQNFLGKAAEKLGIDELSAKHFSFKEQLFKQFLSAAYLPRPTLSKGEVLVNLQNGTLVISPDKVYLKNFDPNDFLTYLLPFNYDTEAKCPLFNNYLAEVLPDINLQNILMEYLGYLFIQSSTLKLEKALLLYGSGANGKSVFFEVTTALLGQDNISNYSLQSLTNENGYYRAKLANKLVNYASEINGNLEASIFKQLASGEPVEARLPYGEPFSLQNYAKLIFNSNELPKEVEHTPAFFRRFLMVPFNVTIPEHKQDKELANKIISSELSGVMNLVILGLKRLLDQKRFTQSVAADNLNEYFKKQSDTVQLFLEEEQYKKSFSNYIQLKDVYSAYRTYCYENGYKPGSNRTLSERLKNAGYEVERKSTGIVVYIEKQSYVPIEESPF; encoded by the coding sequence ATGATGGAACAGTATTTAGCACATTCTGAACTCCTATCAAATTTGATAAATCAGATTACGACAATTGATTTTGAAGCTATCGCTTTTCCTGAGAAAAATAAAGTACTCGAGGAAATTAGAAAAATCACCGCAGTAAATAAAAATAATTCAGGTAAAAATGATACTGCTAATGATGAAATACTGCAAGGGCTTTACCAAAAGTTAAACACCTTCAAAATCAAACAAAAACAAGTTTTGGTTATTGCCATTGAGCAAATCATTGAGTTAGCTAGATTACATTCTTGGAACCTGTGCAAAAACAATGGTCTAATTTATATATACAATGGTGCTTTTTGGAAGCACATTGAAAATGAGGAATTTCAAAATTTTCTGGGTAAAGCTGCTGAAAAACTTGGAATTGATGAATTATCAGCGAAACATTTTAGCTTTAAAGAGCAGTTGTTTAAGCAGTTCTTGTCGGCTGCATACTTACCAAGACCTACACTGAGCAAAGGCGAAGTTTTAGTTAACCTTCAAAACGGGACTTTGGTAATTTCACCCGATAAGGTTTACTTGAAAAATTTTGACCCAAACGATTTTTTAACCTATCTACTACCATTTAATTACGATACTGAAGCAAAATGTCCACTTTTTAACAATTACTTAGCCGAAGTTCTTCCAGATATAAATTTGCAAAATATTCTTATGGAATATTTAGGCTACCTATTTATTCAAAGCAGCACCCTAAAACTGGAAAAAGCTTTATTATTATATGGCTCAGGAGCAAATGGCAAATCGGTGTTCTTCGAAGTAACTACTGCTTTGTTAGGTCAGGATAATATATCAAATTACTCTTTGCAAAGCCTAACAAATGAAAACGGGTATTATAGAGCTAAACTTGCAAACAAACTTGTTAATTATGCAAGTGAAATAAATGGCAATCTAGAGGCCTCTATTTTTAAGCAATTAGCCTCCGGCGAACCAGTTGAAGCACGACTTCCATATGGCGAGCCGTTTAGTTTGCAAAATTATGCTAAGCTTATATTTAATAGCAATGAGTTGCCGAAAGAAGTAGAACATACACCAGCATTCTTTAGGCGGTTTCTAATGGTTCCATTTAATGTTACTATACCAGAACATAAACAGGATAAAGAGTTAGCTAACAAAATTATATCGAGCGAATTATCTGGTGTGATGAACTTGGTAATCTTAGGCTTGAAGCGTTTGCTAGATCAGAAACGCTTCACGCAAAGCGTTGCTGCTGATAATTTGAACGAGTACTTTAAAAAGCAGTCCGATACGGTTCAGTTATTTCTTGAGGAAGAGCAGTATAAAAAGTCGTTTTCAAATTACATTCAATTAAAAGATGTATATAGCGCATATCGAACATATTGCTATGAAAATGGATATAAACCAGGTTCTAATAGAACCCTAAGCGAAAGGTTGAAAAATGCCGGCTATGAAGTTGAGCGCAAAAGTACTGGCATTGTTGTTTACATTGAAAAGCAAAGCTATGTACCCATTGAAGAAAGTCCATTTTAA
- a CDS encoding helix-turn-helix domain-containing protein yields the protein MKTLTFEQLPQAIAQLIENFDDLKALLSKQEATTIKDEDKLLSVKEAANLLNLSTSTIYGLVNRKQIPVSKRGKRLYFSKFELVNWIKEGRKLTQQELDNAANAFIANLKKRG from the coding sequence ATGAAAACATTAACATTTGAGCAGCTCCCACAGGCAATCGCTCAACTAATAGAAAATTTTGATGACTTGAAAGCTTTACTTTCAAAGCAAGAGGCGACTACCATTAAAGACGAGGACAAGTTGCTTAGCGTCAAAGAAGCAGCTAACTTATTAAACCTTTCGACTTCTACAATTTATGGGTTGGTTAACCGAAAACAAATTCCAGTTTCAAAACGGGGCAAACGCTTATACTTTTCCAAATTCGAGTTGGTTAATTGGATTAAAGAAGGGCGAAAACTTACCCAACAAGAACTTGATAACGCTGCAAATGCCTTTATTGCTAATCTTAAAAAACGGGGGTAA
- a CDS encoding spore photoproduct lyase family protein, whose amino-acid sequence MPEFNPKQVLYTADALNDRGLRLAEKYSDALHLPVKQHNRLVEIDEIPHYKAKSDLLVLGRLKTLDIKYSGRSSDYIAPSLANGCFGACTYCYVDRHKKVNPITIFTNVDEILAKVDKHVALLPWPKAANQTDDIYYTYDIGCNSDIAVDYDISPGIAEVFEFYKHHPRAKATFATKFVNPNMLGFDPQRKVRIRFSLMPTEVSRLVDVRTDSIEKRLKAINDFYEAGYEVHVNFSPVIVYDRLRGVDRDWEEDYRELFRQLNAAVTEKVKEQMQCEVIFLTHNERQHLVNVDINPKAEELLWLPELQEQKRSSFGGVNIRYQYQLKAKMIDTFVNMLTEEIPWCGIRYIF is encoded by the coding sequence ATGCCTGAGTTTAATCCAAAACAAGTTTTATATACTGCTGATGCGCTTAATGATCGCGGGTTAAGGTTAGCTGAGAAATATTCAGACGCTTTACATTTACCCGTTAAACAACACAACAGACTGGTCGAGATTGATGAAATACCACATTATAAGGCTAAGTCGGACTTGTTGGTTTTAGGCAGGCTTAAAACGCTTGATATAAAATATAGCGGGCGTAGCTCAGATTATATTGCGCCAAGTTTGGCTAATGGCTGCTTTGGCGCCTGCACGTATTGCTATGTTGATCGGCATAAGAAAGTTAATCCCATAACCATTTTTACCAATGTAGACGAGATACTGGCTAAAGTAGATAAGCATGTGGCTTTATTACCATGGCCGAAGGCGGCCAACCAGACGGATGATATCTATTACACTTACGATATTGGCTGTAATTCAGATATTGCGGTTGATTATGATATATCACCCGGAATTGCCGAGGTGTTTGAATTTTACAAACATCATCCACGTGCTAAAGCAACATTTGCCACCAAATTTGTAAACCCAAACATGTTAGGTTTTGATCCGCAGCGAAAGGTGAGAATAAGGTTTAGCTTAATGCCTACCGAGGTAAGCAGGCTGGTAGATGTACGTACAGACAGCATTGAAAAGCGCCTGAAAGCCATCAACGACTTTTATGAAGCCGGGTATGAGGTACATGTCAACTTTTCTCCTGTAATTGTATATGACCGGCTTCGTGGTGTAGACAGGGATTGGGAAGAGGATTACCGGGAACTTTTCAGGCAATTAAACGCAGCAGTAACCGAAAAAGTCAAAGAACAGATGCAATGCGAAGTGATTTTTTTAACGCATAACGAGCGTCAGCATCTGGTTAATGTTGATATAAACCCTAAAGCGGAAGAATTACTTTGGCTGCCCGAGTTACAGGAGCAAAAGCGAAGCAGTTTTGGCGGTGTTAATATCCGCTACCAATACCAACTAAAGGCCAAAATGATAGATACTTTTGTAAATATGCTTACTGAAGAAATACCCTGGTGCGGTATCAGATACATATTCTAA
- a CDS encoding MOSC N-terminal beta barrel domain-containing protein, with protein sequence MASISQLYIYPIKSLGGIALQRASLTSRGLEHDRRWILINDNNEFLSQRYLPQMALFEQQLHEQGLLITYTPTGKNLLVPYLPQTDVRVCVDVWDSPCTGTLVSTAANEWFSQMLGISCRLLYMTDDSIRPVDPRYASSGHITSFADGYPMLLVSEASLSDLNSRLDIAININRFRPNIVIQGTAPYIEDRLRHFEVAGIKFYGVKPCARCVMIGVDPQTAVTSTEPLKTLSKYRKAGNKIYFGQNIIHNGGGEIKIGDELTVKQLGEELQF encoded by the coding sequence ATGGCCAGTATCAGTCAGTTGTACATCTATCCAATTAAATCATTAGGCGGCATTGCTTTACAAAGGGCCTCGCTTACATCAAGAGGGTTGGAGCACGATCGCCGCTGGATTTTGATAAATGACAACAATGAATTTTTATCACAACGGTATCTTCCGCAAATGGCGCTGTTTGAACAGCAGTTGCATGAGCAGGGCCTGTTAATTACGTACACACCAACCGGCAAAAACTTATTGGTACCTTATTTACCTCAAACTGACGTTAGAGTTTGCGTTGATGTATGGGACTCGCCCTGCACAGGCACTTTGGTAAGTACAGCGGCCAATGAGTGGTTTAGCCAAATGTTAGGAATATCATGCCGTTTATTATATATGACAGATGATAGCATCAGGCCGGTTGACCCGCGCTACGCCAGCTCCGGTCATATTACTTCTTTTGCAGACGGTTATCCTATGCTTTTAGTAAGTGAAGCTTCTTTGAGTGATTTGAATAGCCGGCTTGACATTGCAATCAACATCAACCGATTCAGGCCCAATATCGTCATACAAGGAACGGCCCCTTACATAGAAGACAGGCTGCGGCATTTTGAGGTAGCGGGAATAAAATTTTATGGTGTTAAGCCATGCGCCCGTTGTGTTATGATAGGTGTTGACCCGCAAACGGCTGTTACGAGTACCGAGCCGCTCAAAACATTATCAAAATATCGTAAAGCCGGTAATAAGATATATTTTGGTCAAAATATTATTCACAACGGCGGAGGCGAAATCAAAATAGGAGATGAGCTGACGGTGAAACAGTTAGGTGAAGAGTTGCAGTTTTGA
- a CDS encoding fumarylacetoacetate hydrolase family protein: MKLIRFGHQEQEKPGVLINDKRYDVSGFIPDYNEAFFETNGLEKLKAIIEEHQDNLPEVGADERVASPVARPSKLLCIGLNYADHAKETGAPLPPEPVLFMKSTTAIVGPFDNVVIPKNSVKTDWEVELAVVIGKKASYVSEAEAEACIAGYVLHNDVSEREFQLERNGTWDKGKGCDTFAPLGPFLATPDEVGDVNNLGLWLTVNGQKMQNGTTANLIFNIPFLISYVSQFMTLLPGDVISTGTPAGVGLGFNPPVYLKPGDVIELGIDGLGVQKQVVKAYGE; this comes from the coding sequence ATGAAATTAATCAGATTTGGACATCAGGAACAGGAAAAACCAGGTGTACTGATAAATGATAAACGGTACGACGTATCAGGCTTCATCCCTGACTACAATGAAGCATTTTTTGAGACCAACGGCCTAGAAAAGCTTAAGGCTATTATAGAGGAACATCAAGATAATCTGCCTGAGGTTGGCGCCGACGAGCGTGTGGCAAGTCCGGTAGCTCGTCCGTCAAAATTACTTTGTATAGGTTTAAACTATGCCGATCATGCTAAGGAGACGGGAGCGCCATTGCCACCCGAGCCTGTTTTGTTTATGAAGAGCACCACAGCTATAGTTGGCCCGTTCGATAATGTAGTTATACCTAAAAACTCTGTTAAAACCGATTGGGAAGTAGAGTTAGCAGTAGTAATAGGCAAAAAAGCGAGTTATGTGAGCGAAGCAGAGGCTGAAGCCTGTATAGCCGGTTACGTTTTGCATAATGATGTTTCTGAACGTGAATTTCAATTGGAACGTAATGGAACCTGGGATAAAGGGAAAGGTTGCGATACATTTGCTCCGTTAGGTCCGTTTTTGGCTACGCCCGATGAAGTAGGCGACGTAAACAATTTGGGTTTGTGGTTAACTGTTAACGGGCAAAAAATGCAAAACGGCACAACAGCCAACTTAATTTTTAATATCCCGTTCCTGATTTCTTATGTTAGTCAGTTTATGACTTTGTTGCCAGGCGATGTTATTTCCACCGGAACACCTGCTGGCGTAGGTTTAGGATTCAATCCACCGGTATATCTTAAACCTGGAGATGTAATTGAATTAGGCATTGATGGCTTAGGCGTCCAGAAGCAGGTTGTTAAAGCTTACGGCGAATAA